In one window of Acaryochloris thomasi RCC1774 DNA:
- a CDS encoding alpha-mannosidase: MPSTAVQSTVHDAAQKLRALTHRDIQTSWGIRSGDLPHSESLSAEHWSSWEQATLNDREHIAWPASQQILWLGQTIVVPSALQIYPLKDCILRLDLRWWAEVAEIFVNGKRVQEGDLYDCFGRILLSQKVTPGDAISVALRLVSPGHDPGALVRSQLIYEPPNLIDPGMVADELEVLHSYLTTFKPEDLPKLSEAAQTIDWTLLKDPTALSENLHQLRQALEPWQSWLKQKRINWIGHAHLDMAWLWPVAETWEAAERTFKSVLKLQAEFPELIYCHSSPALYAWMEDNRPEIFQQIKERVTEGSWEIAAGLWIEPEFNLISGEALVRQVLYGQRYAQEKFGVLSATAWLPDSFGFCWQLPQILKQGGIDYFVTQKLRWNDTTEFPYEIFKWKSPDGTEIFSLTLPPIGESITPVKMADYAQRWELSTGVENCLWLPGVGDHGGGPTKDMLEVARRWQQSPVFPQLEPTTAEQLCRQVEAEAQDVPVWDDELYLEFHRGCYTSHADQKRYNRRCEHLLTEAELFSSIATLLTDCPYPKAELEQAWKKVLFNQFHDILPGSAIPEVFEDANRDWEAAEQTAMQCIDGALDAISSQINLPTPPTTDAVPIIVFNSLNWQRSELASVQLPAAPSQWQIKDCTGAVVPSQHHRENTLLFTATDIPSVGYQLYWLCPTDAPPEERSIPEDWVLENAVLKVTVSPETGDLEQVYDKQNQRQVLSGPGNHLQFFTDQGQYWDAWNIDPDYANHQLPGAKLESIEWVSIGPLRQSIRVIRSIGQSQFCQDYVLEQNAPLLKIETTVDWQERQVLVKAAFPLTVQSEFATYEIPCGAIKRPTLPNPKPLSEAEQAKWEVPALHWADLSDRSYGVSLLNDCKYGYDAQPDQLRLTLLRSPNWPDLGCDRGHHQFTYTLYIHEGTWQSAHTVHRGYELNRGLRATVLPTAPISSSTQLSPLGQFLSLEAENLILMAVKPDESIPGQLILRCYECHGEFAQMQCNNSLKLTVQQSVDLLERPLTQVKQPLRVRPWQICSWVLDTEPKIEPK; this comes from the coding sequence ATGCCGTCAACTGCAGTACAAAGCACCGTACACGATGCAGCACAAAAGCTCAGAGCACTCACCCACCGAGATATCCAAACAAGTTGGGGCATTCGCTCAGGTGATTTGCCCCATTCTGAGTCGCTGAGTGCTGAGCACTGGAGTTCTTGGGAGCAGGCGACACTCAACGATCGAGAACACATCGCTTGGCCCGCGAGCCAGCAGATTCTGTGGCTAGGTCAAACTATCGTTGTTCCATCAGCACTCCAGATCTACCCGCTAAAGGACTGCATTCTTCGGTTAGATCTAAGGTGGTGGGCTGAGGTCGCAGAGATCTTTGTCAATGGCAAGCGAGTGCAGGAGGGTGATCTCTATGATTGCTTTGGCCGTATTTTACTCAGCCAGAAGGTCACGCCAGGGGATGCAATTTCTGTCGCATTGCGGCTGGTGAGCCCAGGACATGATCCGGGGGCGCTGGTGCGATCTCAACTCATCTACGAACCCCCAAACCTCATCGACCCTGGAATGGTGGCCGACGAACTAGAGGTTCTCCACAGCTACCTGACCACCTTCAAGCCTGAAGATCTGCCCAAACTATCAGAAGCCGCTCAAACAATTGACTGGACTCTCCTGAAAGATCCAACAGCACTGAGCGAGAACCTGCATCAGCTACGCCAAGCCCTGGAACCCTGGCAGTCGTGGCTTAAGCAAAAACGCATCAACTGGATTGGTCATGCCCACCTCGATATGGCTTGGCTGTGGCCGGTGGCCGAAACCTGGGAGGCTGCCGAACGCACCTTCAAATCTGTTCTTAAGCTCCAAGCTGAATTCCCGGAGCTAATCTACTGCCACTCTTCTCCGGCACTTTATGCCTGGATGGAAGACAACCGCCCAGAGATTTTTCAGCAAATCAAAGAGCGCGTCACCGAGGGCAGTTGGGAGATCGCTGCTGGACTGTGGATTGAGCCAGAATTCAACCTGATTAGCGGCGAAGCGCTGGTCCGGCAGGTTCTCTATGGTCAACGCTATGCTCAGGAAAAATTCGGAGTGCTCAGCGCCACCGCTTGGCTACCGGACAGTTTCGGCTTTTGCTGGCAGTTGCCTCAAATTCTGAAGCAGGGCGGCATCGACTATTTCGTCACCCAAAAGCTTCGCTGGAACGATACAACTGAGTTTCCCTACGAGATTTTTAAATGGAAGTCGCCCGACGGCACTGAAATTTTCAGCCTCACGCTGCCGCCCATTGGTGAGAGTATTACCCCGGTGAAGATGGCCGATTACGCGCAAAGGTGGGAGTTATCCACAGGTGTGGAAAACTGTCTCTGGCTCCCTGGGGTAGGGGATCACGGCGGTGGACCCACGAAGGATATGCTAGAAGTGGCGCGGCGGTGGCAGCAATCCCCAGTTTTTCCACAGCTTGAGCCGACAACGGCGGAGCAGCTCTGTCGGCAGGTAGAAGCGGAAGCCCAAGATGTACCGGTTTGGGATGATGAGCTATACCTAGAATTCCATCGGGGCTGCTATACGAGCCATGCCGATCAGAAGCGCTACAACCGTCGCTGTGAGCATTTACTGACGGAAGCAGAGCTGTTTAGCTCGATCGCAACCCTCCTCACCGACTGCCCCTATCCAAAGGCAGAATTAGAGCAAGCCTGGAAAAAGGTTTTGTTTAATCAGTTTCACGACATTTTGCCCGGTTCGGCTATCCCTGAAGTGTTTGAAGACGCCAACCGAGACTGGGAAGCGGCGGAGCAGACGGCGATGCAGTGTATTGATGGGGCTTTGGATGCGATCTCATCTCAAATCAATTTGCCCACGCCACCGACCACAGATGCAGTTCCGATTATCGTCTTCAACTCTCTAAACTGGCAGCGTTCAGAACTAGCGAGCGTTCAGCTCCCAGCAGCCCCCAGCCAATGGCAAATCAAAGATTGCACGGGTGCCGTTGTCCCTAGCCAGCATCACCGGGAAAACACCCTCTTGTTTACGGCTACCGATATCCCCAGCGTGGGCTATCAGCTCTACTGGCTTTGCCCCACCGATGCTCCACCCGAGGAACGGTCTATTCCTGAAGATTGGGTACTTGAGAATGCGGTATTGAAAGTCACCGTCAGCCCTGAAACAGGCGATCTAGAGCAGGTCTATGACAAGCAAAACCAGCGGCAAGTCCTCTCTGGTCCCGGCAATCACCTGCAGTTTTTTACCGACCAAGGCCAATATTGGGATGCCTGGAATATTGATCCTGACTACGCCAATCATCAACTGCCTGGAGCCAAACTAGAGTCGATTGAGTGGGTGAGTATTGGACCGCTACGGCAGAGTATTCGGGTGATACGCTCCATCGGCCAATCTCAGTTTTGCCAGGACTACGTGCTAGAGCAGAATGCTCCCTTACTGAAAATAGAGACTACGGTGGATTGGCAGGAGCGACAGGTATTGGTGAAAGCCGCATTCCCGCTGACGGTGCAGTCAGAGTTTGCCACCTACGAAATTCCCTGTGGTGCCATTAAGCGACCGACGTTGCCGAACCCCAAGCCCCTCAGCGAAGCCGAGCAAGCGAAGTGGGAGGTGCCTGCACTTCATTGGGCTGATCTATCGGATCGAAGCTATGGCGTCAGTTTGCTCAATGATTGTAAGTATGGCTATGACGCTCAGCCTGACCAGCTCCGGCTGACGCTGCTGCGGAGTCCCAACTGGCCGGATTTGGGTTGCGATCGCGGTCATCATCAATTCACGTATACGTTGTATATCCATGAAGGAACTTGGCAATCCGCACACACGGTCCATCGTGGCTATGAGCTGAACCGAGGGTTGCGGGCAACGGTACTGCCAACCGCCCCTATTTCATCTAGCACTCAACTCTCACCATTGGGACAGTTCCTCTCTTTAGAGGCAGAAAATCTAATCCTAATGGCAGTTAAGCCGGATGAAAGCATTCCTGGGCAGTTAATTCTGCGCTGTTATGAGTGTCACGGCGAATTTGCTCAGATGCAGTGCAATAACTCTCTCAAGTTGACGGTTCAGCAGTCAGTTGATTTATTAGAGCGCCCCCTAACTCAAGTTAAGCAACCGCTTAGAGTTAGACCTTGGCAAATTTGTTCTTGGGTACTGGATACCGAACCCAAGATTGAACCCAAGTAA
- a CDS encoding CHAT domain-containing tetratricopeptide repeat protein — protein sequence MHWLPCRLYRLPRLLAPSLCLLMGIEGQWGLNNARAYRLDSPQLGSSPRFRVDDALRSQPPLRAIEFKEHERFSSALTSRDLNSQQLERAIAEQESDNQYAQAPKPTSGTTGQSVPDDLNPRQRRDLSIAKESSTQVIELRRKGQYGKALPLAERVLKLRENVLGPRHILVATSLNNLALLYSDQGQYERAISLFQRSIQVSEALLGAYHPKVAVSLNNLAGVYFDIGDYTQAKSLFQRTIGIYEQALGPEHLRIAASLSNLAVLQTELGNNGQAELLHQRALKIYKENLGVDHPSVATSLNNLAYHYTNLGNYRKGEALYQQALEISEKALGPNHPSVAVSLNNLAILYSSQEDYARAEPLHQRALRINEKVLGADHPKIATDLQNLAQLYSKQDNYRKAEPMYQRALRIQRKTVGDQHPRVANSLSGLAWLYRGQAQYDKAESLFREALDIYQSAFGPTHPWVANAFSNLAWLYQAQDKTTRTYEVLKQAIAIEEQNLKSVLSIGSEAKKRSYIKTLSRKTNATISNHLQQSPRNLQSAQLAFRTVLQRKGRILAALTDSFQSLRQDLTPADQTLFDRLQKARSQYATLMLKNTGGQSALDQDLIRFFKDQEEALEEQLARRSIEFRTENQPVTIAAIQQQLPAHAALVELIRYRPYNTRARRQVEQWQAPHYAAYILRAEGQVQWVDLGEAEPIDQSIFQFRTALESRSITIQAIARRLDQQVMQPIRAKLGNTRQLLLSPDSQLNLISFAALVDENNQYLVETYDITYLSSGRDLLRLQSTAAKSSLQPPLIMANPDYQKSGAIAKGAIANKNRGSRDLNLTFGPLPGTQQEAAQLHRLLPKATLLTADQATENILKQVKSPRILHIATHGFFLETDLEAALNPSADRAGISIISSVARPKTTQKSYENPLLRSGLALAGANTRRSGEEDGIFTALEATGLNLRGTQLVVLSACETGLGDVANGEGVYGLRRAFVMAGSESQVLSLWKVDDVGTKDLMVKYYQRLLQQAGRSEALRQTQLEMLRSQKYQHPYYWAAFIPSGNWKPMN from the coding sequence ATGCATTGGCTTCCGTGTCGCCTCTACCGACTTCCTCGATTGCTTGCCCCCTCTCTCTGCCTACTGATGGGTATTGAGGGCCAATGGGGCCTGAACAATGCCAGGGCCTATCGCTTAGATTCGCCTCAATTAGGCTCCAGCCCACGTTTTAGGGTGGATGACGCTCTACGCAGCCAGCCACCGCTGAGAGCAATTGAGTTCAAGGAGCATGAACGCTTCTCTTCAGCTCTTACCTCTCGTGACCTCAACTCACAGCAACTGGAGCGGGCGATCGCAGAGCAAGAGTCGGATAATCAATACGCGCAAGCACCTAAGCCCACGTCCGGAACGACTGGACAATCAGTCCCAGACGATCTGAACCCGAGACAGCGACGCGATCTGTCCATAGCAAAGGAGAGCAGTACACAGGTCATCGAGCTTCGTCGAAAAGGGCAGTACGGCAAAGCGCTCCCCCTGGCTGAAAGAGTCCTGAAGCTACGCGAAAATGTATTGGGTCCTCGCCATATTCTCGTCGCGACCAGCCTCAACAATTTGGCGCTGCTCTATTCTGATCAGGGGCAATATGAAAGAGCAATATCTCTATTTCAAAGATCGATACAAGTTAGTGAGGCTCTGTTAGGGGCATATCATCCTAAGGTCGCCGTCAGCTTGAACAATTTAGCAGGCGTATATTTTGACATAGGTGACTATACACAGGCAAAATCCCTTTTTCAGCGCACGATCGGCATTTACGAACAGGCTCTAGGCCCTGAACATTTGAGAATTGCCGCGAGTCTGAGTAATCTAGCCGTGCTGCAGACCGAGCTCGGAAACAACGGTCAAGCAGAGTTGCTCCACCAACGCGCACTCAAGATTTATAAAGAAAACCTGGGTGTCGATCATCCTAGCGTCGCTACGAGTCTCAATAACCTTGCCTATCACTATACAAATCTCGGGAACTACCGCAAAGGAGAAGCGCTCTACCAGCAGGCATTGGAGATTAGTGAAAAAGCGCTGGGTCCCAATCATCCTAGCGTTGCCGTGAGCCTCAATAATCTTGCAATTCTGTACAGCAGTCAGGAAGACTACGCAAGGGCAGAACCTCTACATCAAAGGGCGCTTCGCATTAACGAAAAAGTCTTAGGCGCAGATCATCCCAAGATTGCCACAGATCTCCAAAATCTAGCGCAGCTCTACAGTAAGCAAGATAACTATAGGAAAGCAGAACCGATGTATCAGCGCGCGCTCCGCATCCAGAGAAAAACGGTGGGAGACCAACATCCGCGAGTGGCCAATAGTTTAAGTGGTCTGGCATGGCTGTATCGGGGGCAGGCCCAGTATGACAAAGCGGAATCACTGTTTCGAGAGGCACTGGACATCTATCAGTCGGCTTTTGGCCCCACTCATCCTTGGGTTGCAAATGCCTTCAGCAATCTGGCGTGGCTCTACCAGGCTCAGGATAAAACGACTCGTACCTACGAGGTGCTAAAACAGGCAATTGCGATTGAAGAACAAAATTTAAAGTCAGTTCTATCGATTGGGTCGGAAGCGAAGAAACGCTCCTATATCAAAACGTTGTCTCGGAAGACAAATGCCACCATCTCTAATCATCTGCAGCAATCTCCCCGTAATCTACAGTCCGCACAACTTGCCTTTAGGACAGTTTTACAGCGCAAAGGGCGTATTCTTGCAGCACTAACCGATAGTTTCCAGAGCTTGCGCCAAGACCTAACACCCGCAGATCAAACGCTGTTTGATCGTCTTCAGAAGGCGCGATCTCAATACGCAACGTTGATGCTAAAAAATACTGGAGGCCAGAGCGCGCTGGATCAAGATCTTATTCGCTTCTTCAAAGATCAGGAAGAAGCACTCGAAGAGCAGCTTGCCCGTCGGAGTATCGAGTTTCGCACGGAAAACCAACCCGTCACAATCGCAGCCATTCAGCAACAGCTACCTGCCCATGCTGCCCTCGTTGAGCTGATCCGATATCGCCCTTACAATACCCGGGCACGTCGTCAAGTCGAACAGTGGCAGGCTCCTCATTATGCAGCCTACATCCTCAGGGCCGAGGGGCAAGTGCAGTGGGTCGATCTTGGCGAAGCAGAACCGATCGACCAGTCTATCTTTCAGTTCCGCACGGCTCTTGAATCTCGCTCAATTACCATTCAAGCAATTGCTCGTCGCCTTGATCAGCAAGTGATGCAGCCCATTCGAGCGAAGTTAGGCAATACCCGTCAGCTTCTGCTCTCTCCCGATAGTCAACTGAACCTAATCTCTTTTGCCGCACTCGTTGATGAAAACAATCAATACCTTGTCGAGACCTACGACATCACGTATCTGTCCTCTGGTCGAGACCTGCTGCGTTTACAGTCAACAGCGGCAAAATCTAGCCTTCAGCCGCCGCTCATTATGGCCAACCCTGACTACCAAAAGTCAGGGGCCATTGCCAAAGGTGCGATCGCAAACAAGAATCGCGGCTCCCGCGATCTGAATCTCACGTTCGGTCCCCTCCCTGGTACTCAGCAGGAAGCGGCCCAGCTCCATAGGCTGTTGCCGAAAGCGACTCTTTTGACCGCAGACCAAGCCACTGAGAATATCCTCAAACAAGTCAAATCCCCTCGAATTCTTCACATCGCCACCCACGGTTTCTTTTTAGAGACCGATCTAGAGGCCGCTTTAAATCCCAGCGCTGATCGAGCCGGCATTAGTATCATTTCTTCAGTAGCTCGTCCGAAGACAACGCAGAAATCCTACGAGAACCCACTGCTGCGCTCAGGTTTAGCCCTTGCTGGCGCAAACACCCGTCGTAGCGGCGAAGAGGATGGTATTTTCACCGCTTTAGAAGCAACGGGTCTGAATTTGCGCGGGACCCAGCTCGTTGTTCTGTCTGCCTGTGAAACCGGATTGGGTGATGTCGCTAACGGTGAAGGCGTTTATGGTCTCCGTCGAGCGTTCGTGATGGCAGGGTCTGAAAGTCAGGTGCTCAGCCTCTGGAAAGTGGATGATGTGGGCACCAAAGACCTGATGGTGAAATACTATCAGCGCTTACTGCAGCAGGCGGGGCGTAGCGAAGCATTGCGTCAGACTCAGCTAGAAATGCTCAGGAGTCAGAAATATCAGCATCCCTACTACTGGGCTGCCTTTATTCCTTCGGGAAACTGGAAGCCAATGAATTGA
- a CDS encoding TIGR03643 family protein, producing MKQPAVDAVAINRIIEMAWEDRTPFDAIEYQFGLQEKQVIALMRREMKPSSFRLWRKRVSGRKTKHASRREVQGDRFKCATQKLRIYRSSGK from the coding sequence ATGAAACAGCCCGCAGTTGATGCTGTTGCTATCAATCGCATCATTGAAATGGCGTGGGAAGATCGGACGCCTTTTGATGCGATTGAGTACCAGTTCGGTTTACAAGAGAAACAGGTTATTGCTCTGATGCGCCGAGAAATGAAGCCCTCTAGCTTTAGGCTTTGGCGTAAGCGAGTGTCTGGCCGCAAGACGAAACATGCCAGCCGGCGAGAGGTGCAGGGCGATCGCTTCAAATGTGCTACTCAAAAACTTAGGATTTATAGGTCTTCAGGCAAGTAA
- the psaJ gene encoding photosystem I reaction center subunit IX: MKILTSAPVIATVWFVFTAGLLIEVNRFFPDLLFHP; the protein is encoded by the coding sequence ATGAAAATTCTTACCTCTGCCCCCGTTATCGCAACCGTTTGGTTTGTCTTCACTGCGGGTCTACTTATTGAAGTCAACCGCTTTTTCCCTGATCTGCTCTTTCACCCTTAA
- a CDS encoding CPXCG motif-containing cysteine-rich protein, with amino-acid sequence MQTTEDYQCAYCGESSTTFIDISAGYEQSYIEDCQVCCRPNQFFVSIDRENLDVQITTDYRE; translated from the coding sequence ATGCAAACGACAGAGGACTATCAATGCGCTTACTGTGGCGAGTCCAGCACAACCTTTATCGATATCAGTGCGGGATATGAGCAGTCCTACATTGAGGACTGCCAGGTTTGCTGTCGTCCCAATCAGTTCTTCGTTTCTATTGATCGAGAGAATTTAGACGTTCAAATCACCACTGACTATCGTGAGTAG
- a CDS encoding Tex-like N-terminal domain-containing protein: MSNLSQVLAQELSLRLSQVENAISLLSEEATISFNARYRKERTGEMDETNCDSFRTLRLLHKTGGIRGQIDTIDIADGHY, encoded by the coding sequence ATGTCTAATCTCTCTCAAGTCTTGGCCCAAGAACTCTCGCTGCGTCTGAGTCAGGTTGAAAATGCGATCTCACTTCTTTCAGAGGAAGCCACTATCTCGTTCAATGCCCGCTACCGCAAAGAACGCACCGGAGAAATGGATGAAACTAACTGTGACAGCTTTAGAACGCTACGCCTACTTCACAAAACTGGAGGCATTAGGGGCCAGATTGATACGATAGATATAGCTGATGGTCACTACTGA
- a CDS encoding type II toxin-antitoxin system VapC family toxin: MILCDTGVLFSMVDRTQPRHDDCRRAVIGLQEVLITTWACLTEVMYLSLGKGGWAMQKQVAKYLVDGLLKIHEIQRDDYGRLFELMEKYQDRPMDLADATLVLTAEKTGESRILTLDADFLFYQISDKTSFDIIEI, translated from the coding sequence ATGATTTTGTGCGATACGGGCGTGTTGTTTAGCATGGTCGATCGCACTCAGCCTCGGCACGATGATTGTCGAAGGGCGGTCATTGGCTTGCAGGAAGTTTTGATTACGACTTGGGCTTGCTTGACTGAGGTGATGTATTTGTCACTTGGGAAGGGCGGTTGGGCCATGCAGAAGCAGGTGGCTAAATATCTTGTTGATGGCTTGCTGAAGATTCACGAGATTCAACGTGATGATTATGGTCGCTTGTTTGAGCTGATGGAGAAGTATCAGGATCGGCCAATGGACTTGGCGGATGCTACTTTAGTCTTGACTGCGGAGAAAACGGGGGAGAGTCGCATCTTAACGCTTGACGCTGATTTTTTATTCTACCAAATTTCTGACAAGACGAGTTTTGACATCATTGAGATCTGA
- a CDS encoding Tex family protein, whose product MTNFSQSLAQELSLRPCQVESAIALLSEGATIPFIARYRKERTGEMDETQLRQLSERYAYLTELEARKQVILESIEQQNKLTPDLKNKILACQQKTDLEDLYLPYRPRRRTRATQAREQGLQPLAAWIEKQNHPQAQPQSLQQQAQQYISAEQGIKATADALKGAADILAEAIAEQAKLRSYVRDTLYKQGEFVSRIKTKYPEGSTKFEMYRSFQARANRIAPHNLLALYRGESEGILSVALACDESPLLAHLESQIIRAKTREIRDFYRTVIEDAFNRLMKPSLTNEVRATCKAIADRESIETFETNLRELLLSSPAGMKPTLGIDPGFRTGCKVVALDQTGQFLEYEAIFPHQAAAQREKAGHTLKRMINKHQIDLIAIGNGTAGRETDSFVAEVLKNLDRKPVKVMVNESGASIYSASEVAIAEFPNLDITVRGAISIARRLQDPLAELVKLDPKSIGVGQYQHDVDQKLLKQKLNDTVESCVNYVGVDLNTASKELLTFVSGITGAIANNIVTYRNQNGVYKNRRQLLKVAKLGPKAFEQAAGFLRIRAGKNPLDNTAVHPESYTVVEKIAQDLQVDLTHISQIPERLQPGDLKRYISDAVGEPTLRDMLAELEKPGRDPRAEFKYATFKEGITELSDLTTGMTLEGVVTNVTNFGAFVDIGVHQDGLVHISQMADFFVQDPKQVVKVGQVVKVRVLEINEKLKRIGLSMRSST is encoded by the coding sequence ATGACGAATTTCTCTCAATCCTTGGCCCAAGAACTATCCCTACGTCCGTGCCAAGTTGAAAGTGCGATCGCACTTCTCTCAGAAGGAGCCACCATTCCGTTCATTGCCCGCTACCGCAAAGAACGCACGGGAGAGATGGATGAAACCCAGCTCCGGCAGCTCTCAGAGCGCTATGCCTATCTCACCGAACTAGAGGCCCGCAAGCAGGTTATTCTCGAATCCATCGAACAACAAAATAAGCTCACCCCTGATCTAAAGAACAAAATACTGGCCTGTCAGCAGAAAACAGATCTCGAAGATCTCTATCTGCCCTACCGCCCTCGTCGCCGCACCCGCGCCACCCAAGCTCGGGAACAAGGTCTCCAGCCCCTCGCAGCCTGGATCGAGAAACAGAATCATCCCCAAGCCCAGCCTCAGTCGCTGCAGCAGCAGGCCCAGCAATATATTTCGGCAGAGCAAGGCATCAAAGCCACCGCCGATGCTCTCAAAGGGGCCGCCGATATCTTGGCGGAAGCCATTGCTGAGCAGGCTAAGCTGCGGTCCTATGTGCGCGACACCCTCTATAAGCAGGGTGAGTTCGTCTCTCGGATCAAAACGAAATATCCCGAAGGCAGCACAAAGTTCGAGATGTACCGCAGCTTCCAGGCCAGAGCGAATCGGATTGCCCCCCACAATTTGCTGGCCCTCTATCGGGGTGAATCAGAAGGCATTCTCTCTGTCGCTCTTGCCTGTGATGAATCTCCTTTGCTGGCCCACCTTGAGTCACAGATCATCCGGGCCAAGACTAGAGAGATTAGAGACTTTTATCGGACTGTGATTGAAGATGCTTTCAATCGACTGATGAAGCCATCCCTGACTAATGAGGTGAGAGCCACCTGCAAGGCGATCGCCGACCGCGAATCTATCGAAACCTTTGAAACGAATTTGCGAGAGCTGCTGCTCTCTAGCCCTGCGGGGATGAAGCCGACGCTGGGCATTGATCCAGGCTTCCGCACCGGCTGCAAGGTGGTGGCCCTAGACCAGACGGGACAGTTTTTAGAGTATGAGGCTATCTTTCCGCACCAGGCGGCAGCCCAAAGAGAAAAGGCCGGCCACACCCTAAAGCGCATGATCAACAAACATCAGATTGATCTGATTGCGATTGGCAACGGGACGGCAGGCCGAGAGACCGATTCATTTGTGGCCGAAGTTCTCAAAAATTTAGATCGGAAGCCCGTTAAGGTGATGGTGAATGAGTCAGGGGCTTCGATTTATTCGGCCAGTGAAGTTGCGATCGCAGAGTTTCCCAACTTAGACATCACCGTCCGAGGTGCGATTAGCATTGCCCGTCGCCTCCAGGATCCTTTAGCTGAGCTGGTGAAGCTCGATCCGAAGTCGATTGGCGTCGGTCAATATCAGCATGATGTTGACCAAAAACTCCTCAAACAAAAGCTGAACGATACGGTGGAAAGCTGTGTCAATTATGTTGGTGTTGATCTCAATACTGCCTCCAAAGAACTGCTGACTTTTGTGTCAGGCATTACAGGTGCGATCGCAAATAATATTGTCACCTACCGCAATCAGAACGGCGTCTATAAAAACCGGCGTCAGCTCTTGAAAGTTGCCAAGCTAGGCCCCAAAGCCTTTGAGCAGGCTGCGGGCTTCCTTCGCATTCGCGCGGGTAAAAACCCGTTGGATAATACCGCTGTCCATCCTGAAAGTTACACTGTTGTTGAAAAGATTGCCCAAGATCTGCAGGTGGACTTAACCCACATCAGCCAGATTCCTGAGCGTCTCCAGCCCGGAGATCTGAAGCGGTATATTTCCGATGCAGTGGGTGAACCCACCCTCCGCGACATGCTTGCCGAACTCGAAAAACCCGGTCGTGACCCCCGCGCAGAATTCAAGTATGCGACCTTTAAAGAGGGCATCACAGAACTTTCCGATTTGACCACCGGCATGACCCTAGAGGGAGTTGTTACAAACGTCACGAATTTCGGCGCATTTGTCGATATTGGCGTCCACCAAGATGGCCTTGTCCATATTTCTCAAATGGCTGATTTTTTCGTTCAAGATCCTAAGCAGGTTGTCAAAGTCGGGCAAGTTGTGAAAGTTAGGGTTCTAGAAATTAACGAGAAACTAAAACGGATTGGCCTCTCGATGCGTTCTTCTACATAA